The proteins below come from a single Kryptolebias marmoratus isolate JLee-2015 linkage group LG12, ASM164957v2, whole genome shotgun sequence genomic window:
- the spc24 gene encoding kinetochore protein Spc24 isoform X2 translates to MIQCDKFQDLEETGEALVGFINSSQPEKLKQVKINHQVFSDKHMETVKLVTQILKDTAQIEETAGQRLLDMEKEKKHREEELENLEVQLRQYTAKSQITDSEIEFLQKQLESLRSTEQELETLQTEVDEDTTEIIPSAVYVAQLYYLITKIKWEYDTQPNILKGVHYGADLATPINIDTSARSQSEVSDQLWDFVSTEW, encoded by the exons ATGATTCAGTGCGACAAATTTCAAGACTTGGAGGAGACCGGGGAGGCTCTGGTGGGCTTCATCAACAGCAGTCAGCctgaaaaactcaaacaagTCAAGATCAACCACCAGGTCTTCTCTGACAAACACATGGAAACCGTGAAGCTCGTGACACAAATTTTAAAAG ACACAGCACAGATTGAGGAGACTGCGGGCCAGAGGCTGCTGGAcatggagaaggagaagaagcacagggaggaggagctggagaaccTGGAGGTGCAGCTGAGACAGTACACAGCCAAGAGTCAAATCACTGACTCAGAAATAGA GTTTCTGCAAAAACAGCTGGAGAGTCTGAGAAGCACCGAGCAAGAACTCGAGACTCTTCAGACTGAGGTGGATGAAGACACCACAGAGATCATCCCGTCAGCTGT ATATGTGGCTCAGTTGTACTACCTGATAACCAAGATCAAGTGGGAGTACGACACACAGcccaacattttaaaaggag TGCATTATGGCGCCGATCTGGCGACTCCCATCAACATCGACACGTCTGCTCGCTCTCAGAGTGAAGTAAGCGACCAGCTGTGGGACTTTGTCAGCACAGAATGGTAG
- the spc24 gene encoding kinetochore protein Spc24 isoform X1 encodes MIQCDKFQDLEETGEALVGFINSSQPEKLKQVKINHQVFSDKHMETVKLVTQILKDTAQIEETAGQRLLDMEKEKKHREEELENLEVQLRQYTAKSQITDSEIEFLQKQLESLRSTEQELETLQTEVDEDTTEIIPSAVYVAQLYYLITKIKWEYDTQPNILKGGLLWVEVEPEVCCDSWIKRTHHESVFQADIQGKKNCPKITDIILNANT; translated from the exons ATGATTCAGTGCGACAAATTTCAAGACTTGGAGGAGACCGGGGAGGCTCTGGTGGGCTTCATCAACAGCAGTCAGCctgaaaaactcaaacaagTCAAGATCAACCACCAGGTCTTCTCTGACAAACACATGGAAACCGTGAAGCTCGTGACACAAATTTTAAAAG ACACAGCACAGATTGAGGAGACTGCGGGCCAGAGGCTGCTGGAcatggagaaggagaagaagcacagggaggaggagctggagaaccTGGAGGTGCAGCTGAGACAGTACACAGCCAAGAGTCAAATCACTGACTCAGAAATAGA GTTTCTGCAAAAACAGCTGGAGAGTCTGAGAAGCACCGAGCAAGAACTCGAGACTCTTCAGACTGAGGTGGATGAAGACACCACAGAGATCATCCCGTCAGCTGT ATATGTGGCTCAGTTGTACTACCTGATAACCAAGATCAAGTGGGAGTACGACACACAGcccaacattttaaaaggag GCTTGCTGTGGGTGGAGGTAGAGCCAGAGGTCTGCTGTGACTCGTGGATTAAAAGAACACATCACGAGTCTGTTTTTCAGGCAGATAttcagggtaaaaaaaattgtcccaAAATAACTGACATAATTTTAAATGCGAATACTTGA
- the kri1 gene encoding protein KRI1 homolog, which translates to MSDKSELKINSRFAERYEKYRQKEELQKLKDRFGDRADDSDFESTESSSDDSEVELDPEVERDFYRTLSLLKKKDPKIYEKDAKFYSEETSHDDAKPSTSKKDKVKPMYLKDYERKVILEKEGKYKDDDYDSDDEEAAKRRERAASPSYIQEQKQLKDSFRKFVQDSDEDREDDEGSSLLTRRIKTQEEKDKEEADYLDWLKGQAELEGPEEVEDMKYLRDYWNDPELEEKERFLRDYVLNKGYLDEEEEEDDERIPTYDEVVQDDVGDSEEEGESFLQRQEDFERSYNFRFEEPDALQIKTYPRNIATSVRSKDDRRKRKREEVKERKEKEKAQKQEQLKQLKNLKRNEIMEKLRELRGIEQLAFSQADLEGDFDPKHHDQLMQKIFGDEYYGEEEEEKPQFEDDDELEEHWNWDTWTGEGKEEDYSEEEYDGEGYDPSGPHCEDEGFIMDADYDPSQHTASKKKKKKEKKKMKEKDLPQMGKKRRKSVFAEVITKNKPVFDPQEKTFEQYLDEYYKLDYEDIIDDLPCRFRYRQVVPNDFSLTTDEILNANDKELNHWCSLRKTCMFRSEKEELGDLKNYKIKAQNMRKKKDVLSSIYSEEDKETSEAKTKLGKKRRDRLKKAEKPGPAAEDVSAASNQDSAEETLSQALHDAVNSTEEEEKILVPKKKKKKLEEQARDTAEEATVKPADTINRTDKPKWSKKKHKLSGGRLKSGSRGVKIGGREFSRQRLKAYGLNPKRLYFRQLGRQKRKAEEKKLKQKNKEK; encoded by the exons ATGTCAGACAAGTCAGAGCTAAAAATCAACTCCCGGTTCGCAGAAAGGTACGAGAAGTACCGACAGAAGGAAGAGCTGCAGAAGC TGAAGGACCGGTTCGGAGACCGAGCCGATGACAGCGACTTCGAGTCGACTGAGTCCAGTTCTGATGACAGTGAAGTG gagctggaCCCTGAAGTGGAGAGAGATTTTTACAGAACATTGTCCCTGTTGAAGAAAAAAGACCCAAAGATCTACGAGAAAGATGCCAAGTTCTACTCAGAAG agacCTCTCACGATGACGCCAAGCCTTCAACATCGAAGAAAGACAAAGTCAAACCCATGTATCTGAAAGATTATGAGCGTAAAGTGATTCTGGAGAAGGAAGG CAAATATAAGGATGATGACTACGACAGCGATGATGAGGAAGCTGCCAAGAGAAGAGAG AGAGCCGCCTCTCCGAGCTACATCCAggagcagaagcagctgaaggacaG CTTCCGCAAGTTTGTCCAGGACAGTGACGAAGACAGGGAGGACGATGAAGGGTCGAGTCTGCTGACCAGGAGAATCAAAACGCAAGAAGAGAAG GATAAAGAAGAGGCTGATTATTTGGACTGGCTCAAAGGTCAGGCTGAGCTGGAGGGTccagaggaggtggaggacatG AAATACTTACGAGACTACTGGAACGACCCGGAGCTGGAAGAGAAGGAGCGATTCCTCCGAGATTATGTGCTCAACAAGGGCTAcctggatgaagaggaggaggaggatgatgaacG GATCCCGACTTACGATGAGGTGGTCCAGGATGACGTGGGGGAttctgaggaggagggggagtcATTCCTGCAGCGCCAGGAGGACTTTGAGAGGAGCTACAATTTCCGTTTTGAGGAGCCCGATGCCCTCCAGATCAAGACTTACCCCCGAAACATCGCCACGTCCGTTCGCTCCAAGGATGACCGCAGGAAACGCAAACGGGAGGAAGtgaaggagaggaaggaaaag GAGAAAGCTCAGAagcaggagcagctgaagcagctgaagaacCTGAAGAGGAACGAGATCATGGAGAAGCTGCGGGAGCTGAGGGGCATCGAGCAGCTGGCTTTCAGTCAGGCCGACCTCGAGGGAGACTTCGACCCGAAACACCACGACCAGCTCATGCAG aaaatctTTGGTGATGAATATTatggagaagaggaagaggagaagccTCAGtttgaggatgatgatgagctGGAGG AGCACTGGAACTGGGACACTTGGACCGGAGAGGGAAAGGAGGAAGACTACAGTGAAGAGGAGTATGATGGAGAAGGTTATGATCCCTCTGGACCCCACTGCGAGGATGAAGGCTTCATC atGGATGCGGACTACGATCCCAGCCAGCACACGGCctccaagaagaagaagaaaaaggagaagaagaagatgaaggagaAGGATTTGCCTCAGATGGGCAAAAAGAGAAGGAAATCTGTGTTTGCGGAGGTCATCACCAAAAACAAGCCGGTGTTTGATCCCC AGGAGAAAACCTTTGAGCAGTACTTGGATGAGTACTACAAGTTGGACTATGAGGACATCATCGACGACCTTCCATGCAGGTTTCGCTACAGGCAGGTCGTGCCCAACGACTTCAGCCTGACCACAGATGAG ATACTGAACGCTAACGACAAGGAGCTGAACCACTGGTGCTCCCTGAGGAAGACGTGCATGTTCAG GTCTGAGAAGGAGGAGTTGGGCGATTTGAAGAACTACAAAATCAAGGCACAGAAtatgaggaagaagaaggacgTCCTGAGCTCCATATATTCTGA GGAGGATAAAGAAACTTCAGAGGCAAAAACCAAGCTGGGGAAGAAACGAAGAGATCGTCTGAAGAAGGCGGAGAAGCCCGGCCCGGCAGCAGAGGACGTCAGCGCAGCTTCCAATCAGGACTCTGCAGAGGAGACACTTTCCCAAGCCCTTCATGATGCAGTGAACAgcacagaagaagaggagaagatCCTAGTAccgaaaaagaagaagaagaaactggaaGAGCAAGCCCGTGACACTGCTGAGGAGGCAACAGTTAAACCTGCTGACACGATAAACAGGACTGATAAACCAAAGTGGTCCAAAAAGAAGCACAAGCTTTCAGGCGGCCGCCTCAAATCAGGAAGCAGGGGGGTGAAAATTGGCGGGCGGGAGTTCAGCAGGCAGAGACTGAAGGCCTACGGGCTGAACCCCAAGAGACTGTACTTCAGACAGCTGGGCAGGCAGAAACGGAAAGCAGAGGAGAAGAAActcaagcagaaaaacaaagaaaaataa